In a single window of the Colius striatus isolate bColStr4 chromosome 21, bColStr4.1.hap1, whole genome shotgun sequence genome:
- the PER3 gene encoding period circadian protein homolog 3 isoform X2 encodes MDVGELRGGRSERSGSWSAAGAAAGEQEAALGPAGAGGRAGERRTVCAEPVSSGKQFSGPDSNGTDFCSPESNGRSFVKQSKINSEQLNWSQSHRDLMMMIQEMKRCLPEEKRSSSKPSTISALNYALQCVQQVQANNDFFQALNDRRVFQTDVMTYSIEELVTVASEHTPKNTDTFVAVFSLLSGRIVHISEQAASILNCKKKVLNSSRFVELLVPQDVSVFYAHTDQSHLPLWNMESQTASLYEYAQVKSFFCRIRGGKDQEQEMRSYPFRITPYLVHVCTSVHVDAESCCLALAEKIHSGYEAPRIPMDKRIFTTTHTPGCVFLDIDDRAVPLLGYLPQDLIGTSILMYLHPEDRPLMIAIHRKILKFAGQPPFEHLPIRFCTQNGDYVILDTSWSSFVNPWSRKVVFIIGRHKVRTSPLNEDVFAARSKETNSVEKEIRELQSQIYKLLLQPVHSNVSSGYGSLGSNGSYEHYISIASSSDSNGNCAEEIQEPMTLQQVCADVNRIKNLGQQLYIASRSKPQNRQAVSSDMIGGKRYTASCFLQTLRSDNTEDPGSTFYDDSKNTPPVPSYQQINCIDSIIRYLESCSIPALKRKCKSSANTSSSSEDDKQVHQCQQEVEALEVNSQTPASADGEEMMKHQTTAGMVRAPLADLTLSSKAPSIVSVTSQCSYSSTIVHVPHPESEVTTMEDITIGSEQIELPPPSAQSLTMVSEDFKPVGLTKETLSAHTQKEEQNYVDKFRQRILLSPFRTYLQQDGRSNNGRSCGQGDFSSKQMSPASCKKGKRGKFKRQKPHKQSSDSHSSSKNRNSLPCEKRTIQKRSFSPSEVSCLSSFSMNVLPPTAFPISSDPPSIFPASSVGEELALHSLKPEPMSSSQLCCETQPCPTLYPPNIGTFMAVFFPSFPMYAQMPQYVFLPSHQCVYPSSSYPCVPPPPAPLPSAPSPIALHSMDQPFPAPSAGSLEDQQERQGDQALPPSSSRNSSPLQLNLLQEELPKPMELSISTDVKAHAEAKCDNDAEDSSNSASHCAASEFTDHSLYEDSQLGTGSAPSGSGSALSGSLGSGSTKTSGCGTGSGKSSKYFASNDSSEASKEEKNRKAEVKGTAHKSKHESAWVMMDHTPEQVLMTYQMPNRIKEDVLKEDLEKLTVMQKQQPWFTDGQKKELAEVHTWIRTQTVPLQISTRGCVTCDIRGASCEAAVAANNMENRGKSPPLPQH; translated from the exons ATGGACGTGGGCGAGCTCCGAGGCGGCCGCTCGGAACGCAGCGGCAGTTGGTcagcggccggcgctgctgcggGCGAGCAGGAGGCGGCGTTGGGCCCCGCGGGCGCGGGGGGTCGGGCGGGAGAGCGGCGCACGGTGTGCGCGGAACCCGTCTCGAGCGGGAAGCAGTTCAGTGGGCCAGACTCCAACGGAACAGATTTCTGCAGCCCTGAGTCAAATGGCCGAAGTTTcgtgaagcaaagcaaaattaaCAG TGAGCAGCTGAATTGGAGCCAGTCTCACAGAGATCTGATGATGATGATCCAAGAAATGAAAAGGTGTTTGCCTGAAGAGAAAAGGAGTTCCAGCAAGCCTAGTACCATCAGTGCTCTCAACTACGCCCTGCAATGTGTCCAACAGGTCCaag CAAACAATGactttttccaggctctgaATGACCGAAGAGTGTTTCAGACAGATGTGATGACATACAGCATAGAAGAGTTGGTGACAGTTGCATCTGAGCACACTCCTAAAAACACT gacaCGTTTGTGGCTGtgttttccttgctttctgGACGCATAGTGCATATTTCTGAGCAGGCAGCATCCATTCTAAACTGTAAGAAGAAAGTGTTGAACTCCTCTCGGTTTGTGGAACTACTTGTCCCTCAGGATGTGAGTGTGTTCTACGCGCACACAGATCAGTCCCACCTGCCACTTTGGAACATGGAAAGTCAAACAG CGTCTCTGTATGAATATGCCCAGGTGAAATCCTTTTTCTGCAGGATCAG GGGTGGTAAAGATCAAGAACAAGAAATGCGTAGTTACCCTTTCCGAATCACCCCGTACTTGGTCCACGTGTGTACTTCTGTCCATGTGGATGCAGAATCCTGCTGCTTAGCTTTGGCTGAGAAAATTCACTCTGGATATGAAG cTCCTCGAATTCCTATGGATAAAAGAATCTTCACCACCACTCACACCCCTGGATGTGTTTTTCTTGACATAGATGACAG AGCAGTGCCTTTGTTGGGTTACTTACCTCAGGATCTAATTGGAACATCCATACTGATGTACTTGCACCCAGAAGATCGTCCATTGATGATTGCTATTCATCGGAAAA ttctgaaaTTTGCTGGTCAGCCCCCTTTTGAACACTTACCTATTAGATTTTGTACTCAAAATGGGGATTATGTCATACTGGATACCAGCTGGTCCAGCTTTGTGAATCCTTGGAGCAGGAAGGTAGTGTTCATCATTGGCCGACACAAAGTCCGGAC AAGCCCTCTGAATGAAgatgtgtttgctgcaagaagtaaagaaacaaacagtgtTGAGAAAGAGATAAGAGAATTGCAAAGTCAAATTTACAAGCTCCTTCTGCAG CCTGTTCACAGCAATGTTTCCAGTGGTTATGGAAGCCTTGGAAGCAATGGCTCTTATGAGCACTATATCAGCATAGCATCTTCAAGTGACTCCAATGGAAATTGTGCTGAGGAAATACAGGAACCA ATGACATTGCAACAAGTTTGTGCAGATGTCAACCGAATAAAGAATCTGGGACAGCAGCTATATATCGCATCAAGGAGCAAGCCACAGAACAGACAGGCTGTGAGCTCAGACATGATAGGAG gGAAGAGGTACActgcttcctgttttcttcaaaCGCTGAGAAGTGATAACACAGAAGACCCAGGCAGCACATTTTATGATGATTCAAAGAACACTCCACCTGTTCCTTCCTATCAGCAGATCAATTGTATTGATAGTATCATCAG ATATCTAGAGAGTTGCAGTATTccagcactgaaaagaaaatgtaaatcatCTGCAAATACTTCCTCATCTTCAGAAGATGATAAGCAAGTTCATCAATGTCAGCAGGAAGTGGAGGCATTGGAAG TTAATTCCCAAACTCCAGCATCTGCTGATGGAGAAGAGATGATGAAACACCAGACAACTGCAGGCATGGTGAGAGCTCCTCTGGCAGACCTGACCCTGTCGAGCAAGGCTCCAAGCATTGTGTCTGTCACCAGCCAGTGCAGTTACAGCAGCACTATAGTGCATGTCCCACACCCTGAATCAG AAGTGACCACAATGGAGGATATCACTATTGGAAGTGAACAAATTGAGCTGCCTCCCCCAAGTGCTCAGAGTCTCACTATGGTGTCTGAGGACTTCAAGCCAGTTGGGCTAACAAAAGAGACATTGTCAGCTCACACTCAAAAGGAGGAGCAGAACTACGTTGACAAGTTCCGACAGAGGATCTTGCTCTCTCCATTTAGGACTTACCTTCAACAGGATGGCAGAAGTAACAACGGACGTTCCTGTGGCCAAG gAGATTTCTCTTCAAAGCAGATGAGCCCAGCTAGCTGTAAAAAAGGCAAACGTGGAAAATTCAAACGCCAGAAACCTCATAAACAGTCTTCAGATAGCCACTCTTCTagtaaaaatagaaatagtCTTCCATGTGAGAAGAGAACAATTCAGAAACGGTCATTCTCTCCGTCAGAAGTGTCCTGTCTGAGCTCCTTCAGTATGAATGTCCTTCCTCCAACAGCATTTCCCATCTCTTCAGATCCACCATCTATTTTTCCAGCCTCTTCTGTAGGAGAGGAGCTTGCACTTCACTCGTTGAAACCTGAGCCCATGTCATCGTCACAACTATGCTGCGAAACACAGCCATGCCCCACACTTTATCCCCCAAACATAGGCACGTTTATGGCTGTGTTTTTTCCCAGTTTCCCTATGTATGCTCAGATGCCACAATATGTCTTTCTTCCTAGCCATCAGTGTGTTTATCCCTCTTCTTCATATCCATGTGTTCCACCACCTCCAGCCCCGCTTCCTTCTGCTCCATCACCAATAGCACTGCACTCTATGGATCAGCCCTTTCCAGCACCTTCTGCTGGATCCTTGGAGGACCAGCAAGAGAGACAGGGTGACCAGGCTCTGCCACCAAGTAGCTCAAGGAACAGCTCCCCACTTCAGCTGAATCTGCTTCAGGAAGAGCTGCCAAAACCTATGGAGCTTTCCATTAGTACTGATGTTAAAGCACATGCAGAAGCTAAATGT GACAATGATGCTGAAGACAGTAGTAACAGTGCCAGCCATTGTGCTGCTAGTGAATTTACTGACCACTCACTGTATGAGGACTCCCAGTTGGGTACAGGTTCAGCACCATCAGGCAGTGGATCGGCTTTATCTGGTTCTTTAGGCTCGGGCTCCACCAAGACTTCTGGTTGTGGCACAG GTAGTGGGAAAAGCAGCAAGTATTTTGCCAGCAATGATTCCTCTGAAGCTTCCAAAGAAGAGAAGAATCGGAAAGCAGAAGTAAAAGGGACAGCTCATAAATCTAAACATGAGTCAGCCTGGGTGATGATGGATCACACACCTGAGCAAGTTCTAATGACTTACCAAATGCCAAACAG AATTAAAGAGGACGTTTTAAAGGAGGATCTGGAGAAGCTGACAGtcatgcaaaagcagcagccttGGTTTACGGATGGGCAAAAGAAGGAGCTTGCAGAGGTGCATACGTGGATCCGGACCCAGACTGTCCCACTGCAAATCAGCACCCGA gGCTGTGTTACATGTGACATCAGGGGAGCGAGTTgtgaggctgctgtggctgccaaCAATATGGAAAACAGGGGAAAATCGCCTCCACTCCCGCAACATTGA
- the PER3 gene encoding period circadian protein homolog 3 isoform X3 yields MDVGELRGGRSERSGSWSAAGAAAGEQEAALGPAGAGGRAGERRTVCAEPVSSGKQFSGPDSNGTDFCSPESNGRSFVKQSKINSEQLNWSQSHRDLMMMIQEMKRCLPEEKRSSSKPSTISALNYALQCVQQVQANNDFFQALNDRRVFQTDVMTYSIEELVTVASEHTPKNTDTFVAVFSLLSGRIVHISEQAASILNCKKKVLNSSRFVELLVPQDVSVFYAHTDQSHLPLWNMESQTASLYEYAQVKSFFCRIRGGKDQEQEMRSYPFRITPYLVHVCTSVHVDAESCCLALAEKIHSGYEAPRIPMDKRIFTTTHTPGCVFLDIDDRAVPLLGYLPQDLIGTSILMYLHPEDRPLMIAIHRKILKFAGQPPFEHLPIRFCTQNGDYVILDTSWSSFVNPWSRKVVFIIGRHKVRTSPLNEDVFAARSKETNSVEKEIRELQSQIYKLLLQPVHSNVSSGYGSLGSNGSYEHYISIASSSDSNGNCAEEIQEPMTLQQVCADVNRIKNLGQQLYIASRSKPQNRQAVSSDMIGGKRYTASCFLQTLRSDNTEDPGSTFYDDSKNTPPVPSYQQINCIDSIIRYLESCSIPALKRKCKSSANTSSSSEDDKQVHQCQQEVEALEVNSQTPASADGEEMMKHQTTAGMVRAPLADLTLSSKAPSIVSVTSQCSYSSTIVHVPHPESVTTMEDITIGSEQIELPPPSAQSLTMVSEDFKPVGLTKETLSAHTQKEEQNYVDKFRQRILLSPFRTYLQQDGRSNNGRSCGQGDFSSKQMSPASCKKGKRGKFKRQKPHKQSSDSHSSSKNRNSLPCEKRTIQKRSFSPSEVSCLSSFSMNVLPPTAFPISSDPPSIFPASSVGEELALHSLKPEPMSSSQLCCETQPCPTLYPPNIGTFMAVFFPSFPMYAQMPQYVFLPSHQCVYPSSSYPCVPPPPAPLPSAPSPIALHSMDQPFPAPSAGSLEDQQERQGDQALPPSSSRNSSPLQLNLLQEELPKPMELSISTDVKAHAEAKCDNDAEDSSNSASHCAASEFTDHSLYEDSQLGTGSAPSGSGSALSGSLGSGSTKTSGCGTAGSGKSSKYFASNDSSEASKEEKNRKAEVKGTAHKSKHESAWVMMDHTPEQVLMTYQMPNRIKEDVLKEDLEKLTVMQKQQPWFTDGQKKELAEVHTWIRTQTVPLQISTRGCVTCDIRGASCEAAVAANNMENRGKSPPLPQH; encoded by the exons ATGGACGTGGGCGAGCTCCGAGGCGGCCGCTCGGAACGCAGCGGCAGTTGGTcagcggccggcgctgctgcggGCGAGCAGGAGGCGGCGTTGGGCCCCGCGGGCGCGGGGGGTCGGGCGGGAGAGCGGCGCACGGTGTGCGCGGAACCCGTCTCGAGCGGGAAGCAGTTCAGTGGGCCAGACTCCAACGGAACAGATTTCTGCAGCCCTGAGTCAAATGGCCGAAGTTTcgtgaagcaaagcaaaattaaCAG TGAGCAGCTGAATTGGAGCCAGTCTCACAGAGATCTGATGATGATGATCCAAGAAATGAAAAGGTGTTTGCCTGAAGAGAAAAGGAGTTCCAGCAAGCCTAGTACCATCAGTGCTCTCAACTACGCCCTGCAATGTGTCCAACAGGTCCaag CAAACAATGactttttccaggctctgaATGACCGAAGAGTGTTTCAGACAGATGTGATGACATACAGCATAGAAGAGTTGGTGACAGTTGCATCTGAGCACACTCCTAAAAACACT gacaCGTTTGTGGCTGtgttttccttgctttctgGACGCATAGTGCATATTTCTGAGCAGGCAGCATCCATTCTAAACTGTAAGAAGAAAGTGTTGAACTCCTCTCGGTTTGTGGAACTACTTGTCCCTCAGGATGTGAGTGTGTTCTACGCGCACACAGATCAGTCCCACCTGCCACTTTGGAACATGGAAAGTCAAACAG CGTCTCTGTATGAATATGCCCAGGTGAAATCCTTTTTCTGCAGGATCAG GGGTGGTAAAGATCAAGAACAAGAAATGCGTAGTTACCCTTTCCGAATCACCCCGTACTTGGTCCACGTGTGTACTTCTGTCCATGTGGATGCAGAATCCTGCTGCTTAGCTTTGGCTGAGAAAATTCACTCTGGATATGAAG cTCCTCGAATTCCTATGGATAAAAGAATCTTCACCACCACTCACACCCCTGGATGTGTTTTTCTTGACATAGATGACAG AGCAGTGCCTTTGTTGGGTTACTTACCTCAGGATCTAATTGGAACATCCATACTGATGTACTTGCACCCAGAAGATCGTCCATTGATGATTGCTATTCATCGGAAAA ttctgaaaTTTGCTGGTCAGCCCCCTTTTGAACACTTACCTATTAGATTTTGTACTCAAAATGGGGATTATGTCATACTGGATACCAGCTGGTCCAGCTTTGTGAATCCTTGGAGCAGGAAGGTAGTGTTCATCATTGGCCGACACAAAGTCCGGAC AAGCCCTCTGAATGAAgatgtgtttgctgcaagaagtaaagaaacaaacagtgtTGAGAAAGAGATAAGAGAATTGCAAAGTCAAATTTACAAGCTCCTTCTGCAG CCTGTTCACAGCAATGTTTCCAGTGGTTATGGAAGCCTTGGAAGCAATGGCTCTTATGAGCACTATATCAGCATAGCATCTTCAAGTGACTCCAATGGAAATTGTGCTGAGGAAATACAGGAACCA ATGACATTGCAACAAGTTTGTGCAGATGTCAACCGAATAAAGAATCTGGGACAGCAGCTATATATCGCATCAAGGAGCAAGCCACAGAACAGACAGGCTGTGAGCTCAGACATGATAGGAG gGAAGAGGTACActgcttcctgttttcttcaaaCGCTGAGAAGTGATAACACAGAAGACCCAGGCAGCACATTTTATGATGATTCAAAGAACACTCCACCTGTTCCTTCCTATCAGCAGATCAATTGTATTGATAGTATCATCAG ATATCTAGAGAGTTGCAGTATTccagcactgaaaagaaaatgtaaatcatCTGCAAATACTTCCTCATCTTCAGAAGATGATAAGCAAGTTCATCAATGTCAGCAGGAAGTGGAGGCATTGGAAG TTAATTCCCAAACTCCAGCATCTGCTGATGGAGAAGAGATGATGAAACACCAGACAACTGCAGGCATGGTGAGAGCTCCTCTGGCAGACCTGACCCTGTCGAGCAAGGCTCCAAGCATTGTGTCTGTCACCAGCCAGTGCAGTTACAGCAGCACTATAGTGCATGTCCCACACCCTGAATCAG TGACCACAATGGAGGATATCACTATTGGAAGTGAACAAATTGAGCTGCCTCCCCCAAGTGCTCAGAGTCTCACTATGGTGTCTGAGGACTTCAAGCCAGTTGGGCTAACAAAAGAGACATTGTCAGCTCACACTCAAAAGGAGGAGCAGAACTACGTTGACAAGTTCCGACAGAGGATCTTGCTCTCTCCATTTAGGACTTACCTTCAACAGGATGGCAGAAGTAACAACGGACGTTCCTGTGGCCAAG gAGATTTCTCTTCAAAGCAGATGAGCCCAGCTAGCTGTAAAAAAGGCAAACGTGGAAAATTCAAACGCCAGAAACCTCATAAACAGTCTTCAGATAGCCACTCTTCTagtaaaaatagaaatagtCTTCCATGTGAGAAGAGAACAATTCAGAAACGGTCATTCTCTCCGTCAGAAGTGTCCTGTCTGAGCTCCTTCAGTATGAATGTCCTTCCTCCAACAGCATTTCCCATCTCTTCAGATCCACCATCTATTTTTCCAGCCTCTTCTGTAGGAGAGGAGCTTGCACTTCACTCGTTGAAACCTGAGCCCATGTCATCGTCACAACTATGCTGCGAAACACAGCCATGCCCCACACTTTATCCCCCAAACATAGGCACGTTTATGGCTGTGTTTTTTCCCAGTTTCCCTATGTATGCTCAGATGCCACAATATGTCTTTCTTCCTAGCCATCAGTGTGTTTATCCCTCTTCTTCATATCCATGTGTTCCACCACCTCCAGCCCCGCTTCCTTCTGCTCCATCACCAATAGCACTGCACTCTATGGATCAGCCCTTTCCAGCACCTTCTGCTGGATCCTTGGAGGACCAGCAAGAGAGACAGGGTGACCAGGCTCTGCCACCAAGTAGCTCAAGGAACAGCTCCCCACTTCAGCTGAATCTGCTTCAGGAAGAGCTGCCAAAACCTATGGAGCTTTCCATTAGTACTGATGTTAAAGCACATGCAGAAGCTAAATGT GACAATGATGCTGAAGACAGTAGTAACAGTGCCAGCCATTGTGCTGCTAGTGAATTTACTGACCACTCACTGTATGAGGACTCCCAGTTGGGTACAGGTTCAGCACCATCAGGCAGTGGATCGGCTTTATCTGGTTCTTTAGGCTCGGGCTCCACCAAGACTTCTGGTTGTGGCACAG CAGGTAGTGGGAAAAGCAGCAAGTATTTTGCCAGCAATGATTCCTCTGAAGCTTCCAAAGAAGAGAAGAATCGGAAAGCAGAAGTAAAAGGGACAGCTCATAAATCTAAACATGAGTCAGCCTGGGTGATGATGGATCACACACCTGAGCAAGTTCTAATGACTTACCAAATGCCAAACAG AATTAAAGAGGACGTTTTAAAGGAGGATCTGGAGAAGCTGACAGtcatgcaaaagcagcagccttGGTTTACGGATGGGCAAAAGAAGGAGCTTGCAGAGGTGCATACGTGGATCCGGACCCAGACTGTCCCACTGCAAATCAGCACCCGA gGCTGTGTTACATGTGACATCAGGGGAGCGAGTTgtgaggctgctgtggctgccaaCAATATGGAAAACAGGGGAAAATCGCCTCCACTCCCGCAACATTGA
- the PER3 gene encoding period circadian protein homolog 3 isoform X1, whose protein sequence is MDVGELRGGRSERSGSWSAAGAAAGEQEAALGPAGAGGRAGERRTVCAEPVSSGKQFSGPDSNGTDFCSPESNGRSFVKQSKINSEQLNWSQSHRDLMMMIQEMKRCLPEEKRSSSKPSTISALNYALQCVQQVQANNDFFQALNDRRVFQTDVMTYSIEELVTVASEHTPKNTDTFVAVFSLLSGRIVHISEQAASILNCKKKVLNSSRFVELLVPQDVSVFYAHTDQSHLPLWNMESQTASLYEYAQVKSFFCRIRGGKDQEQEMRSYPFRITPYLVHVCTSVHVDAESCCLALAEKIHSGYEAPRIPMDKRIFTTTHTPGCVFLDIDDRAVPLLGYLPQDLIGTSILMYLHPEDRPLMIAIHRKILKFAGQPPFEHLPIRFCTQNGDYVILDTSWSSFVNPWSRKVVFIIGRHKVRTSPLNEDVFAARSKETNSVEKEIRELQSQIYKLLLQPVHSNVSSGYGSLGSNGSYEHYISIASSSDSNGNCAEEIQEPMTLQQVCADVNRIKNLGQQLYIASRSKPQNRQAVSSDMIGGKRYTASCFLQTLRSDNTEDPGSTFYDDSKNTPPVPSYQQINCIDSIIRYLESCSIPALKRKCKSSANTSSSSEDDKQVHQCQQEVEALEVNSQTPASADGEEMMKHQTTAGMVRAPLADLTLSSKAPSIVSVTSQCSYSSTIVHVPHPESEVTTMEDITIGSEQIELPPPSAQSLTMVSEDFKPVGLTKETLSAHTQKEEQNYVDKFRQRILLSPFRTYLQQDGRSNNGRSCGQGDFSSKQMSPASCKKGKRGKFKRQKPHKQSSDSHSSSKNRNSLPCEKRTIQKRSFSPSEVSCLSSFSMNVLPPTAFPISSDPPSIFPASSVGEELALHSLKPEPMSSSQLCCETQPCPTLYPPNIGTFMAVFFPSFPMYAQMPQYVFLPSHQCVYPSSSYPCVPPPPAPLPSAPSPIALHSMDQPFPAPSAGSLEDQQERQGDQALPPSSSRNSSPLQLNLLQEELPKPMELSISTDVKAHAEAKCDNDAEDSSNSASHCAASEFTDHSLYEDSQLGTGSAPSGSGSALSGSLGSGSTKTSGCGTAGSGKSSKYFASNDSSEASKEEKNRKAEVKGTAHKSKHESAWVMMDHTPEQVLMTYQMPNRIKEDVLKEDLEKLTVMQKQQPWFTDGQKKELAEVHTWIRTQTVPLQISTRGCVTCDIRGASCEAAVAANNMENRGKSPPLPQH, encoded by the exons ATGGACGTGGGCGAGCTCCGAGGCGGCCGCTCGGAACGCAGCGGCAGTTGGTcagcggccggcgctgctgcggGCGAGCAGGAGGCGGCGTTGGGCCCCGCGGGCGCGGGGGGTCGGGCGGGAGAGCGGCGCACGGTGTGCGCGGAACCCGTCTCGAGCGGGAAGCAGTTCAGTGGGCCAGACTCCAACGGAACAGATTTCTGCAGCCCTGAGTCAAATGGCCGAAGTTTcgtgaagcaaagcaaaattaaCAG TGAGCAGCTGAATTGGAGCCAGTCTCACAGAGATCTGATGATGATGATCCAAGAAATGAAAAGGTGTTTGCCTGAAGAGAAAAGGAGTTCCAGCAAGCCTAGTACCATCAGTGCTCTCAACTACGCCCTGCAATGTGTCCAACAGGTCCaag CAAACAATGactttttccaggctctgaATGACCGAAGAGTGTTTCAGACAGATGTGATGACATACAGCATAGAAGAGTTGGTGACAGTTGCATCTGAGCACACTCCTAAAAACACT gacaCGTTTGTGGCTGtgttttccttgctttctgGACGCATAGTGCATATTTCTGAGCAGGCAGCATCCATTCTAAACTGTAAGAAGAAAGTGTTGAACTCCTCTCGGTTTGTGGAACTACTTGTCCCTCAGGATGTGAGTGTGTTCTACGCGCACACAGATCAGTCCCACCTGCCACTTTGGAACATGGAAAGTCAAACAG CGTCTCTGTATGAATATGCCCAGGTGAAATCCTTTTTCTGCAGGATCAG GGGTGGTAAAGATCAAGAACAAGAAATGCGTAGTTACCCTTTCCGAATCACCCCGTACTTGGTCCACGTGTGTACTTCTGTCCATGTGGATGCAGAATCCTGCTGCTTAGCTTTGGCTGAGAAAATTCACTCTGGATATGAAG cTCCTCGAATTCCTATGGATAAAAGAATCTTCACCACCACTCACACCCCTGGATGTGTTTTTCTTGACATAGATGACAG AGCAGTGCCTTTGTTGGGTTACTTACCTCAGGATCTAATTGGAACATCCATACTGATGTACTTGCACCCAGAAGATCGTCCATTGATGATTGCTATTCATCGGAAAA ttctgaaaTTTGCTGGTCAGCCCCCTTTTGAACACTTACCTATTAGATTTTGTACTCAAAATGGGGATTATGTCATACTGGATACCAGCTGGTCCAGCTTTGTGAATCCTTGGAGCAGGAAGGTAGTGTTCATCATTGGCCGACACAAAGTCCGGAC AAGCCCTCTGAATGAAgatgtgtttgctgcaagaagtaaagaaacaaacagtgtTGAGAAAGAGATAAGAGAATTGCAAAGTCAAATTTACAAGCTCCTTCTGCAG CCTGTTCACAGCAATGTTTCCAGTGGTTATGGAAGCCTTGGAAGCAATGGCTCTTATGAGCACTATATCAGCATAGCATCTTCAAGTGACTCCAATGGAAATTGTGCTGAGGAAATACAGGAACCA ATGACATTGCAACAAGTTTGTGCAGATGTCAACCGAATAAAGAATCTGGGACAGCAGCTATATATCGCATCAAGGAGCAAGCCACAGAACAGACAGGCTGTGAGCTCAGACATGATAGGAG gGAAGAGGTACActgcttcctgttttcttcaaaCGCTGAGAAGTGATAACACAGAAGACCCAGGCAGCACATTTTATGATGATTCAAAGAACACTCCACCTGTTCCTTCCTATCAGCAGATCAATTGTATTGATAGTATCATCAG ATATCTAGAGAGTTGCAGTATTccagcactgaaaagaaaatgtaaatcatCTGCAAATACTTCCTCATCTTCAGAAGATGATAAGCAAGTTCATCAATGTCAGCAGGAAGTGGAGGCATTGGAAG TTAATTCCCAAACTCCAGCATCTGCTGATGGAGAAGAGATGATGAAACACCAGACAACTGCAGGCATGGTGAGAGCTCCTCTGGCAGACCTGACCCTGTCGAGCAAGGCTCCAAGCATTGTGTCTGTCACCAGCCAGTGCAGTTACAGCAGCACTATAGTGCATGTCCCACACCCTGAATCAG AAGTGACCACAATGGAGGATATCACTATTGGAAGTGAACAAATTGAGCTGCCTCCCCCAAGTGCTCAGAGTCTCACTATGGTGTCTGAGGACTTCAAGCCAGTTGGGCTAACAAAAGAGACATTGTCAGCTCACACTCAAAAGGAGGAGCAGAACTACGTTGACAAGTTCCGACAGAGGATCTTGCTCTCTCCATTTAGGACTTACCTTCAACAGGATGGCAGAAGTAACAACGGACGTTCCTGTGGCCAAG gAGATTTCTCTTCAAAGCAGATGAGCCCAGCTAGCTGTAAAAAAGGCAAACGTGGAAAATTCAAACGCCAGAAACCTCATAAACAGTCTTCAGATAGCCACTCTTCTagtaaaaatagaaatagtCTTCCATGTGAGAAGAGAACAATTCAGAAACGGTCATTCTCTCCGTCAGAAGTGTCCTGTCTGAGCTCCTTCAGTATGAATGTCCTTCCTCCAACAGCATTTCCCATCTCTTCAGATCCACCATCTATTTTTCCAGCCTCTTCTGTAGGAGAGGAGCTTGCACTTCACTCGTTGAAACCTGAGCCCATGTCATCGTCACAACTATGCTGCGAAACACAGCCATGCCCCACACTTTATCCCCCAAACATAGGCACGTTTATGGCTGTGTTTTTTCCCAGTTTCCCTATGTATGCTCAGATGCCACAATATGTCTTTCTTCCTAGCCATCAGTGTGTTTATCCCTCTTCTTCATATCCATGTGTTCCACCACCTCCAGCCCCGCTTCCTTCTGCTCCATCACCAATAGCACTGCACTCTATGGATCAGCCCTTTCCAGCACCTTCTGCTGGATCCTTGGAGGACCAGCAAGAGAGACAGGGTGACCAGGCTCTGCCACCAAGTAGCTCAAGGAACAGCTCCCCACTTCAGCTGAATCTGCTTCAGGAAGAGCTGCCAAAACCTATGGAGCTTTCCATTAGTACTGATGTTAAAGCACATGCAGAAGCTAAATGT GACAATGATGCTGAAGACAGTAGTAACAGTGCCAGCCATTGTGCTGCTAGTGAATTTACTGACCACTCACTGTATGAGGACTCCCAGTTGGGTACAGGTTCAGCACCATCAGGCAGTGGATCGGCTTTATCTGGTTCTTTAGGCTCGGGCTCCACCAAGACTTCTGGTTGTGGCACAG CAGGTAGTGGGAAAAGCAGCAAGTATTTTGCCAGCAATGATTCCTCTGAAGCTTCCAAAGAAGAGAAGAATCGGAAAGCAGAAGTAAAAGGGACAGCTCATAAATCTAAACATGAGTCAGCCTGGGTGATGATGGATCACACACCTGAGCAAGTTCTAATGACTTACCAAATGCCAAACAG AATTAAAGAGGACGTTTTAAAGGAGGATCTGGAGAAGCTGACAGtcatgcaaaagcagcagccttGGTTTACGGATGGGCAAAAGAAGGAGCTTGCAGAGGTGCATACGTGGATCCGGACCCAGACTGTCCCACTGCAAATCAGCACCCGA gGCTGTGTTACATGTGACATCAGGGGAGCGAGTTgtgaggctgctgtggctgccaaCAATATGGAAAACAGGGGAAAATCGCCTCCACTCCCGCAACATTGA